Proteins from one Salmonella bongori NCTC 12419 genomic window:
- the hilA gene encoding transcriptional regulator HilA: MPQFNPVPVSNKKFVFDDFILNMDGSLLRADKKVNIPPKEYAVLVILLEAAGEIVSKNTLLDQVWGDAEVNEESLTRCIYALRRILSEDKEHRYIETLYGQGYRFNRPVVVVSPPAPQPITHTLAILPFQMQDQIQSESLHYSIVKGLSQYAPFGLSVLPVTITKNCRSVKDILELMDQLRPDYYISGQLIPDGNDNVVQIEIVRVKGYHLLHQESIKLVENQPASLLQNKIANLLLRCIPGLRWDTKQVSELNSLDSTMVYLRGKHELNQYTPYSLQQALKLLTQCINMSPNSIAPYCALAECYLSMAQMGIFDKQNAMLKAKEYAIKATELDHNNPQALGLLGLINTLHSEYIVGSLLFKQANLLSPVSADIKYYYGWNLFMAGQLAEALQMINECLKLDPTRAAAGITKLWITYYHTGLDDAIRLGDELRTQHLQDNPILLSMQVMFLSLKGKHELARLLAKEISSHEITGLIAINLLYAEYCQNSERALPAIKEFLESEQNIDNNPGLLPLVLVAHGEVIAEKMWKQFKNEDNIWFKRWIQDPRLVKLR, from the coding sequence ATGCCACAGTTTAATCCTGTTCCTGTATCTAATAAAAAATTCGTCTTTGATGATTTTATACTCAACATGGACGGTTCCCTGCTACGGGCAGATAAAAAAGTAAATATTCCGCCAAAAGAATATGCCGTTCTGGTCATCCTGCTCGAAGCCGCCGGCGAGATTGTGAGTAAAAACACGTTACTGGACCAGGTGTGGGGTGACGCGGAAGTTAACGAAGAATCGCTTACCCGCTGCATTTATGCCTTACGCCGTATCCTGTCGGAAGATAAGGAACATCGTTACATTGAAACGCTGTACGGCCAGGGCTATCGTTTTAACCGACCGGTCGTGGTGGTGTCTCCGCCAGCACCGCAACCAATCACTCATACGCTGGCGATTCTTCCTTTTCAGATGCAGGATCAGATTCAATCCGAGAGTTTGCATTACTCAATTGTGAAAGGGCTATCGCAATATGCTCCCTTTGGCCTGAGCGTGTTGCCAGTGACTATCACTAAAAACTGTCGCAGCGTTAAAGACATTCTGGAGCTTATGGATCAATTGCGCCCCGATTATTATATCTCCGGGCAGCTGATCCCTGATGGCAACGATAATGTTGTACAGATCGAAATCGTTCGGGTTAAAGGCTATCACCTGCTGCATCAGGAAAGTATTAAGTTGGTGGAAAACCAGCCCGCGTCGCTCTTGCAAAACAAAATCGCCAATCTCTTACTCAGATGTATCCCGGGACTTCGTTGGGACACGAAGCAGGTTAGCGAGCTAAATTCGCTTGACAGTACTATGGTCTATTTACGCGGTAAGCATGAGCTAAACCAGTATACGCCCTACAGCCTACAGCAAGCGCTTAAATTGCTTACCCAATGCATAAATATGTCGCCAAACAGCATTGCCCCTTACTGTGCGCTGGCGGAATGCTATCTTAGCATGGCGCAAATGGGGATATTTGACAAACAAAACGCCATGCTTAAGGCCAAAGAATATGCCATCAAGGCGACAGAGTTGGATCATAATAACCCACAAGCGTTAGGATTACTGGGGTTAATTAATACGCTTCATTCAGAATATATCGTCGGGAGTTTGCTATTTAAACAAGCTAACTTACTTTCGCCCGTTTCTGCAGACATAAAATATTATTATGGCTGGAATCTCTTCATGGCCGGTCAGCTAGCAGAAGCCTTACAAATGATTAACGAGTGTCTGAAGTTAGACCCAACGCGCGCCGCTGCAGGTATCACCAAACTGTGGATAACCTACTATCATACAGGCCTTGATGATGCTATACGTTTAGGCGATGAATTACGTACACAACATTTGCAAGATAATCCTATATTATTAAGTATGCAAGTTATGTTTCTTTCGCTTAAAGGTAAACATGAACTGGCACGGCTATTAGCTAAAGAAATATCCTCACATGAAATAACAGGGCTTATTGCTATTAATCTTCTTTATGCTGAATATTGTCAGAATAGTGAGCGCGCCTTACCGGCGATAAAAGAATTTCTGGAAAGTGAACAAAATATTGACAATAACCCTGGGCTATTACCCTTAGTACTGGTTGCTCATGGCGAAGTTATTGCTGAAAAAATGTGGAAGCAATTTAAAAATGAAGACAATATTTGGTTTAAAAGATGGATACAGGATCCACGCCTGGTGAAATTAAGGTAA
- the iagB gene encoding type III secretion system invasion protein IagB, with amino-acid sequence MRYFFAIIIWLLSMSPAWADCWLQAEKMFNIESELLYAIAQQESAMKPGAIGRNRDGSTDIGLMQINSSHMKRLKKMGVSEKQLLQDPCISVIVGASILSDMMKIYGYSWEAVGAYNAGTSPKRAEIRKRYAKKVWENYKKLKEMPAEEKNKKLTIALQK; translated from the coding sequence ATGCGTTATTTTTTTGCCATCATCATCTGGTTGCTTAGTATGAGCCCGGCATGGGCCGATTGCTGGCTCCAGGCTGAAAAAATGTTTAATATTGAGTCAGAACTGCTTTATGCTATTGCTCAGCAGGAATCGGCAATGAAACCTGGTGCCATTGGTCGCAACCGGGATGGCTCTACCGATATTGGCTTGATGCAAATTAATAGCTCCCATATGAAAAGGTTGAAAAAGATGGGAGTCAGTGAAAAGCAGTTATTACAGGACCCCTGTATTTCAGTCATTGTGGGTGCATCCATTTTATCAGATATGATGAAAATTTATGGTTATAGTTGGGAGGCCGTTGGCGCTTATAATGCCGGAACGTCGCCAAAAAGGGCGGAGATAAGAAAACGCTATGCCAAGAAAGTTTGGGAGAATTACAAAAAATTAAAAGAGATGCCCGCAGAAGAAAAAAACAAAAAGCTTACTATTGCGTTACAAAAATAA
- a CDS encoding type III secretion system effector BopA family protein, which produces MSILTLAAMEKPSAIYGGQPYSPKEHSHQEHVAPEKFSSRILTWLGKVPAFKNMDAVRKHAENTKVQEQQKLQQFLQALADKYGEKTVKDVVFMSGINLEKPLTQRLAQQLTDCAERANVGLFNLIKTKKNVGDIIIKGGDTKVVAQHSDPHTEVKQQLLTITINGLNKVIPELENVDATSLRENFLDMASGNGPLRKLMTNLQNLNLIPEANRLNVYAIKLKNMQVGVAPFSQWGTNGGEVAKWIGGASEQELSQAVNRIHAITKELKNIKNALGHVIIGESGTQPIAMESHLNTSMA; this is translated from the coding sequence TTGAGTATTTTAACGTTAGCAGCAATGGAAAAACCCAGTGCAATATATGGTGGCCAGCCATATAGCCCTAAAGAACACTCTCATCAGGAGCATGTTGCACCTGAAAAATTTTCATCAAGAATATTAACCTGGCTTGGAAAGGTTCCAGCATTTAAAAATATGGATGCAGTGCGGAAGCACGCAGAAAATACCAAAGTGCAGGAGCAACAAAAATTACAACAGTTTCTTCAGGCATTAGCAGACAAATATGGTGAAAAAACAGTCAAAGATGTAGTGTTTATGTCCGGAATAAATTTGGAAAAGCCCCTGACCCAACGTTTAGCACAGCAGCTCACGGACTGTGCAGAAAGGGCTAACGTTGGGCTTTTTAACCTTATTAAAACTAAAAAAAATGTTGGGGATATAATAATAAAAGGTGGCGATACAAAAGTAGTGGCACAACACAGCGATCCTCATACTGAAGTGAAGCAACAATTGCTCACTATCACCATAAACGGGCTTAATAAAGTGATTCCTGAACTGGAAAATGTAGACGCAACTAGTCTGCGGGAAAATTTCCTGGACATGGCTTCGGGTAACGGCCCACTACGTAAATTAATGACGAATTTACAGAATTTGAATTTAATTCCAGAGGCCAATAGACTTAATGTTTATGCTATAAAGTTAAAAAATATGCAGGTAGGTGTAGCCCCATTCTCACAATGGGGGACCAACGGGGGAGAGGTTGCAAAATGGATTGGTGGGGCATCCGAGCAAGAATTAAGCCAGGCGGTAAACAGGATACACGCGATTACTAAGGAACTGAAAAATATTAAAAATGCCCTTGGGCATGTCATCATCGGCGAGTCGGGAACGCAACCAATAGCCATGGAAAGCCATCTGAATACGAGTATGGCGTAA
- the sicP gene encoding chaperone SicP, whose protein sequence is MQVHQDIIADIGERLGLPLTFDDNNQCVLLLDTDIFMSIEAKDDIWLLNGMIIPLSPVCGDAIWREIMVINGELAANNKGTLAYVDTAEILLFIDVITDLTNIHRILLQLELFVNQQEELKNRLQEYAKI, encoded by the coding sequence TTGCAAGTACACCAGGATATTATCGCTGATATTGGTGAAAGATTAGGTTTGCCACTTACTTTTGATGACAACAATCAGTGTGTATTACTTCTCGACACCGATATTTTTATGTCTATTGAAGCTAAAGATGATATCTGGTTATTGAACGGTATGATTATACCGTTATCACCGGTTTGTGGTGATGCTATTTGGCGAGAGATTATGGTGATTAACGGTGAGCTGGCTGCGAATAACAAAGGTACGCTAGCCTATGTGGATACCGCCGAAATATTACTGTTTATCGATGTAATTACTGATCTGACCAATATACATCGTATCCTTTTACAACTTGAGTTATTTGTAAATCAGCAGGAAGAACTTAAAAACAGACTGCAAGAATACGCTAAAATTTAA
- a CDS encoding acyl carrier protein: MNMDIEARVKKVITSCIAVDVHSINGQTHLVEDLYADSLDLIDIVFGLSEEFDISCNENDLPDMTTVADICQVVEKSLLSRG; this comes from the coding sequence ATGAATATGGATATTGAAGCAAGAGTTAAAAAAGTGATTACCTCCTGTATTGCCGTTGATGTTCATAGCATCAATGGTCAGACCCATCTGGTTGAGGACCTGTACGCGGACTCGCTGGATTTAATTGATATTGTGTTCGGCCTCAGCGAGGAATTTGATATTAGTTGTAATGAAAACGATCTCCCGGATATGACGACCGTGGCGGATATTTGCCAGGTTGTCGAAAAGAGTCTTCTGTCCAGGGGATAG